From Synergistaceae bacterium:
AGCTACACCCTTTTTTACGGCATTCTGGGAGGGCACGTCATTGAGCGCCTCGGGCTGAAGGGAGAATCCGCGCTGCGCGAGGGAGTTCGGCGTTTTGGCAGGGATCGGGGAACGAAACGAAGAGAGGCCCAGCTGGCGGCCAACTATAAAATCAATATGAAAAACCTGTTCAGCGTCGGCAGCGACCTCCCGTCGGACCCGCGTTTCGGGCGCGACCGCCTCGCCCTGATCCCGCAGGAGCGCATTTCTCACACCCTGGCCTGTCCCATGGCGGACGTCTGGAGGGCCCATAACCTGCGCGCCGTTGGCCGGCTTTACTGTGAGGAATTTCATCCGGCCTGCTACAGCGCTTACGCCTACGGATACACCCGGGTCAATCTGGGACGCACCCTGACTCAGGATGGCGACGAGTATTGCAGCTTCAACATCATTCTGCGGCCGGAGCACCTTCCGGAAAACCTGCGGCCGGTCTGTTTCGAGGAGTACGATCCCCACTACACCGGACCTTCCGCCTCTCTGCCCAAAGCGGAGGCCAAAAGCGGCTTTGGTTCCCTCTGCA
This genomic window contains:
- a CDS encoding L-2-amino-thiazoline-4-carboxylic acid hydrolase, whose amino-acid sequence is MFTVKEMNVINLQDSYTLFYGILGGHVIERLGLKGESALREGVRRFGRDRGTKRREAQLAANYKINMKNLFSVGSDLPSDPRFGRDRLALIPQERISHTLACPMADVWRAHNLRAVGRLYCEEFHPACYSAYAYGYTRVNLGRTLTQDGDEYCSFNIILRPEHLPENLRPVCFEEYDPHYTGPSASLPKAEAKSGFGSLCIRIYHYIFEVLLERFGEEGRAVAAGGLEKAAEDAVRRLKEQGEAMQSPVNRDFVEANMPLRLSPDSDPLWSGYDTHGALDLMKKHFYAPVTEALGL